The genomic stretch CCGCCTGTTGTCGGGGTCGACCAGCGAGAAATCCCAGAATTCGGTGCCCTGGTAGAAGTCCGGCACCCCCGGCAGCGTCGCTTTCAGCGTGATCTGGCTCAGCGAGCTCAGCGCGCCGAGCAGCGACACGCGCTGCTGCAATCCGCGCAGCGAGTCCAGAAACGGCGCCGAGGCCGCCGGATCGAGGATGCGGGCGATGAAGGTGCGCACGCCGTCTTCATAGGCGGTGTTGGGATTGAGCCAGCTGGTCTCCTGCTTGCCCTCGCGGCCGGCCTTGATCGCGAAGGCCTGGATCCGCTCGACGAAATCGGGATCGGGTTGCAGCGGCCAGGCGCCGAGCAGGGCCTGATACAACATATATTCGCCGGCGGCCGAGGGCGCGCGCATGTCGCCGTCCACCACCAGATGCGGGGCGTTGAGCACCTTCCATTTGGCGACGAGTCCGGCCCATTCGCCGGGTAGTTCGGACAGAGCCAGCAGCCGCGTGCGTGCGTCCTCGCCGCGCTTGGTGTCGTGGGTCGCGGTGGCGGTCATGCCATGCGGCCATTCCGCCGCGCGCTTGATCATCAATTGATGAAACGCCCCGACCGACAGCGCGTTGGCGGAGGGATCGCCGCCGACTTCGTTGAGCGCCAGCAGCCGGTGATAGCGATAGAACGCGGTGTCCTCCAGCGATTTCGCCATGGTCGGCCCGGTGAATTGCTGGACCTTGAGGGCGAAGCGCCGGACCCGCGGCTTGCCATGGGCGGCGCGGCCGGGCTGGTTCAGATCCATCGTCAGCGCATCTTGCAGAAAGTCGAAAATGCCCTCATCGGCGCCGAACCATTCGGCGCGGGCCTTTTTGATGGTCTGGGCGATCAGCGATCGATCGAGCGCGGTCGGGCCGGCGGCGGTGAGATAGGTGCGGTACACCGGAAAATGCAGCACGTAGAGTTCGAACGCCTGGCGCAGCGTGTCGGCGGAGAAATCGCGGGTCGAATAGTGCCCGCCGGCGATCCGCGCCAGCAGCTTGGTCAGCACGGTGAATTCGCTCAGCAGCAAGGTGTCGAGCACCCGGCGCTTGGCTTCCTTGAGCACCGGATCGAATTGCGGCGAGGTATTGCTGACCTGGCGCCAGACCTCATCGAGCGGCCGCAGACCGTCGCCGTCGACCAGCACCTGGGTGATGACGTTCATCCACTCATAGCCGGTGGTGCCCTGGACGCCGCTGAAGCGGTGCAGCGCCTCGTGCTCGCCGAGGATTTTTTCGATCACCGTATAGAATGGTTGGCCGGCGCCGGCTTGCGGGTTGCTTTGGGCGTCGCGCACCAGCCGGCGCAGCCGCTGGAAATATTGCACCGGGTCGCGCAGCCCGTCGATGTGGTCGAGCCGCAGCCCCTGCAGCTTGCCCTCGGCGATCAGCCGCTTCACCAGCAGATGGATCGCCTCGAAAGTGCCGGCATCCTCGACCCGCAGGCCGGCCAGGGTGTTGATGTCGAAGAAGCGACGGTAGTTGATTTCGCTCGAAGCCAGCCGCCAGTGGCCGAGCTTGTAGTGCTGCCGCTCCAGCAGATTGTGCAGCGTCTGGATCTGCGCGGCGCGGCCATCGCCGGCTCGATAGGCGGCGAGCCCGCGTGCGATGATCTCGGCGCCGCCGTCGATCGCTTTCAATGCTGACTTGAAACTAGGTGCTTCACTGCGGTTGGGATGGCGCAGGCCCTTGTAGCGCGAGGCCAGCTCCAGGATCTGCTGGCCGGCGTGCTGCTCGGCGGCGTCGGCCTGCTTGACGATGGTGCGCAGAATCTCGCTATAGCGTTCAGGCGCAATCGGCAGCCGGTGTTCGAAATACCAGGCCGAGAAGCTTCCCTCATTGGCATCGTAGCGCAGGTCGATCTCGCCGCTTTCCAGCGCGCGTCCATAGGAGCTGCCGATGATCGGCAGCAGGACGCCGCCGCGGGCGCGGTAGGGCAGCATGTCCCAGTCGATATCGAAGGACTCCGCATGCGGCGAGGCCGGGCCCCATTCCAGCACGTCGAGCCACCACGGATTGTCGTCGAAATGCACGCCGACATGGTTGGGGACGAAATCGAGGATCAGACCGATGTCGTTTTGCTTCAGCGCCTCACTCAAGCGTTCGAAGCCGGCCTCGCCGCCGAGTTCGGGATTGAACTTGGTGTGATCGACGATGTCATAGCCGTGGGTCGAGCCTTTGCGGGCCTTCATGAACGGCGAGGCGTAGAAATGCGAAATGCCCAGCGCCTTGAGATAGGGCACGATCGCCGCGGCCTGGTCGAAGCCGAAATCGGCGGTAAGCTGGATGCGGTAGGTCGCTATCGGAATGGCAACAGGCATCAGATCCCTTCGCGGCGCCACTGGACGCCCCATGGCGGAAGCATGGTCTGCAAATCCTCACCCCACAGGATGGTTCCGGTGGGCGTATCGATGGTGACGGAGCGATCCGACAGATTGGCGACGAGCTGCAAGATGGCGCCGTTGCCGAGTCGCCAATCGGCGCGCAGCAGTCCGTTGTCCTGCACCATCGCCTGGCCGAAGCGCGCGGCGGCGAGGTGAGGGACGATGTCGCGGCGGCGGATCGCCAGCAAGCTCGTCACCAGATCGAGGCGGCGGCGACCGTCCTCGCCATTGCGCGCGTCCCAATCCAGCACCGCCGAGCCGAACGCGGCCTCGCTGAGTGGGTCGGGGATGTTGTCGCCATATTTCGCATAGGCGCCGGCGAATTCCTTGCGCCGTCCGTTGCGCACCGCATCGGCGAGGTCGCCGGCGAAATCGCAGAAGAACGGAAACGGCTCGCGCGCGCCCCATTCCTCGCCCATGAACAGCATCGGCACCATCGGCGCCAGCAGGGTGATCGCCAGCGCCGCCTCGATCGCCTCCGGCTTGGCGATGCTTTCCAGACGGTCGCCGAGCGGGCGGTTGCCGATCTGGTCGTGGTTCTGCAGGAAATTGACGAAGGCCGAGGGCGGCAACGCGCCGCTGGGCTCGCCGCGCGGCGCGCCGCCGCGATGCGCGGAGGGCTGGCCCTGATAGGCAAAGCCGGAGCCGAGCACCCGCGTCAGATGGTCGAGCGGCGATGGGGCATAGTCGGAATAATAGCCGGCGTTCTCGCCGGTCAGGAATACGTGCCAGGCGTGGTGATAATCGTCGTTCCACTGCGCGCGGTACTGGCCGTCGGCCGGATTGGTGTCTGGATCGAGCAAGGTGGCGCGGTTGTCGTCATTCTCGAGCACCAGATGGATATAGCGGCCGGTCCGGCGGGCGAGCTCGCCGACCTTGTGGCTGAGCTCATGCAGCATCGGAATGTCGCCGAGATCGGGAATCGCGTGCACCGCGTCGAGCCGCAGCCCGTCGAAACGATAGTTGCCCAACCAATGCAGCGCATTCTCGATGGCGAAGCCGCGCACTTCGGGGACGCGATAGTCGATCGCGTTGCCCCATGGTGTCTGTGCGTCGGTGAAGAAGCCGGGGGCATAGAGGCCGAGATAATTGCCCTCGGGACCGAAATGATTATAGACCACGTCGAGAAACACCATCATGCCGCGCAGATGGGCTTCGTCGATCAGCGCCTTGAGCTCCTCGGGCCGGCCATAGACGCTGTCGGGCGCGTACCACAGCACGCCATCATAGCCCCAGTTACGAGCGCCCGGAAAATCCGCCAGCGGCATCAATTCCAGCGCGGTGAAGCCGGTGGCGACCAGATCGTCGAGCCGGTCGATCATGGCACGGTAGCTACCCTGCGGGGTGAAGGTGCCGACATGGGTTTCGATCAGCACGGTGTCGGCCCACGGCCGGCCGCGCCAGTCCGCCGCGCGCCAGGCATAGGCGTCGTGGTCGATCACCTCGCTGGGGCCGGCGACGTCGTGCGGCTGAAAGCCCGACGCCGGATCGGGGACGTCGGTGGCATCGTCGATGCGAAACCGATAGGAGGCACCGGGTTTGACGCCGGCGATCTCGGCGGAAAACCAGCCGGCCTCGTCGCGCTGTAGCGGGTGCGCGTGGTCGAGCACGACATCGACGCGCTTGGCGTTCGGCGCCCAGAGCCGGAATTCGACGCCGGTCGGCGTCAGGCGTGGTCCGAAGGTCGGTGGGTTCACGCGCCGGCTCCCGAGAATGCAAGGACCGAGCGCGGCGGTGCGATGGATTGGCTGCCGGATGGCAGCGGCGTGGACTGCACGCTTTCGGACGAGGTGTCGAACAATTGATGCCAGATTTGGTATTCGGTCATTTTCGGCAGGCTGAAGGCGATTGCCTCGGGCGCCGAATTGAGCACGATGAAGATCGCGGTGGCGGTCGGCTCGGCGGGGCTGAGCACATAGGCCAGAAACCGGCCATCTGGAAACGCCCAATCGTGCTCGGTCATTTCCTCGGCCGCGGGCGTCAGCCACAACACCCCATAGGTGCCGTCGGCGCGGCGGCCGTCGAGCCAGCGCCGCGAGCGGATCTGCGGAAAGCGCCGGCGCAGCTCGGTCATCAAGCCGACGAATTCGGTCATGTCGTCGCCCTCGCGACCAAGCCCGTCCCACTTCACCCAGCCGACGTCATTGTCCTGGCAATAGGCGTTGTTGTTGCCGTCCTGGGTGTTGCCGACCTCGTCGCCGGCCAGCATCAGCGGCACACCCTGGGCCAGGAACAGGCAGGCCAGCTGGTTCTTGCGCAGCTGGCGGCGCAGGCCGAGAATCTTGGGGTCGTCGGTGGGGCCTTCGACGCCGCAATTATTGCTGAGATTGTCGCTGGAGCCGTCGCGGTTGTCCTCGCCATTGGCCTCGTTGTGCTTCTCATTGTAGCTGAACAGATCGGCCAAAGTGAAACCGTCATGCACGGTGACGTGGTTGATGCTGGCGCGCGGCATCCGTCCGTCGTGATTGAAAATGTCGGAGGAAGCGGTCATGCGTTTTGACACTTCGCCGATCAGGCTGCCTTCGCCGCTCCAATAGCGCCGCATCGCGCTGCGATAGCGGTCGTTCCATTCCGACCATTGCGACGGAAAGCCGCCGACCTGATAGCCGCCCATGCCGAGATCCCACGGCTCGGCGATCATCTTGACGCCGGCCAGCACCGGGTCCTGCCGGATCGCGGTGAAGAACCCGGCATTGCGGTCGTAACCCAGCGGCCCGCGCGCCAGGGTGGTGGCGAGATCGAAACGGAAGCCGTCGACGTGGCAGACCTCGACCCAGTAGCGCAAGGAGTCCATCACCATCTGCAGCACCCGCGGATGGGTGAGATTGAGCGAACTGCCGCAGCCGGTGAAGTCGTCGTAATAGCGCGGATTGTCCGGCATCAGCCAATAATACGAGGCGTTGTCGATGCCGCGGAACGACAGCGTCGGGCCAAGATGATTGCCCTCCGCGGTGTGGTTGTAGACGACGTCGAGGATCACCTCGATGCCGGCGTCGTGCAGCCGGGCCACTGTGGTGCGAAACGAATCCAGCGCATTGTCCTGGGCGTAGCGCTGCTCCGGGGCAAAGAACGACAGCGTGTTGTAGCCCCAATAATTCACCAGCTTCTTTTCGACCAAAGTGCGGTCGTCGATGAAGCCCTGGGCCGGCAGCAATTCGATCGCGGTGACGCCCAGCCGCTTGAGATGGGCGATCATCGCCGGCGCCGCGAGGCCGCCGAAAGTGCCGCGCAGCCCCGGCGGCACGTCCTCGCGCAGCTGCGTCAGCCCTTTGACATGGGCTTCGTAGATGATGGTGTCTTCCCAGGGGATGTTGGGGCGGCTCTCGCGCCGGACGCCGTTCATGGTCTCGTCGACCACCACGGCCTTGGGCATGCCGCGCGCGTTGTCGCGGCGGTCGAACGACAGATCCTCGCGGGCGCTGCCGGTGCGATAGGCGAAATGCGCGTCGCTCCACACCAGCCGGCCGGCCAGCCGCTTGGCATAGGGATCGACCAGCAGCTTATGGGCGTTGAAGCGATGGCCGTGCTCGGGGTCGTAAGGTCCATGCACGCGATAGCCGTAGAGCTGGCCCGGCGCGACGTCGTTGAGATAACCGTGCCAGATGTCTTCGGTCCGCTCCGGCAGCTCGATCCGTTCCAACTCGCGGCGACCCTGGGCGTCGAACAGGCACAGTTCGACCTTGTGCGCATTGGCGGAGAACAGCGCAAAGTTAGTGCCACGTCCGTCCCAGCTGGCGCCGAGACGGGTGGGGGTTCCTGCAGTCAGACGCATACTCAGTCTTCCGGGGTGAGAAAAATAGCGCCCAGCGGCGGGATCGTCAGACTAAGCTCCGGCACCAGGCCGTCAAGCGTCCACACCTCGCTGGCATTGCCGACATTGCTGCCGCCATAATGCGCCGAGTCGGAATTGAGCACTTCGCGCCATTTGCCCGGGAACGGGACGCGGACGCGGTAGTCGCGATAGACGTTGGGGGAGAAATTCGCGATCACCAGGCAGCGCGCGCGGGCCTCGTTGCCCTTGCGAATCCAGGCGAACACGTTGCGGTCGGCATCGTCGGTGACCACCCATTCGAAGCCATAGGGGTCGCAATCCAGCTCGTGCAGCGCCGGCAGCTTGCGATACAATTCGTTGAGGTCGCGGACCAGCGACTGGATGCCGGCATAGTGCGGCTGCTCCAGCAGGTGCCAGTCGAGCGAGCGGTCATGATTCCATTCGCGCTCCTGGCCGAATTCGCAGCCCATGAACATCAGCTTCTTGCCGGGATGGCCGAACATGAAAGCGTAATAGGCCCGCAGATTGGCGAAGCGCTGCCACTCGTCGCCCGGCATCCGGCCGAGCAGCGACTTCTTGCCGTGCACGACTTCGTCATGCGACAGCGGCAGGATGAAGTTTTCCGAGAACGCGTATTGCAGCCCGAACAGCAGGCTGCCGTGGTGGTATTTGCGGTAGATCGGATCCTGGCTGATATAGTTCAGCGTGTCGTGCATCCAGCCCATATTCCACTTGTAGCCGAAGCCGAGCCCGCCGAATTCGACCGGGCGCGACACCTGCGGCCAGGCGGTGGATTCCTCGGCGGCGGTGGTGGCGTTGGGGAATTTGGCGAATACTTCGGTATTGAAGCGGCGCAGGAAGTCGATCGCCTCGATATTTTCGCGGCCGCCGAATTTGTTGGGAATCCAGGCGCCGGCGTCGCGGCTGTAGTCGAGATAGAGCATCGAGGCCACCGCATCGACGCGCAAGCCGTCGACGCCGTAGCGCTCCAGCCAGAACAGCGCGTTCGACACCAGGAAGTTGACCACTTCGGTGCGGCCGTAATTATAGATCAGCGTACCCCAATCCATATGCCGGCCCTGCAGCGGATTGGCGTGCTCATACAGCGCGGTGCCGTCGAACAGGCCGAGCCCGTGCGGATCGTCGGGGAAATGGCCGGGCACCCAGTCGAGCAGCACGCCGAGACCCTCGGCGTGGCAGGCATCGACCAGCGCGCAGAAATCCTCCGGCGTGCCGAAGCGGCTGGTCGGCGCATACATGCCGGTGGGCTGATAGCCCCATGAGCCGTCGAACGGATGCTCGTTGACCGGCAGGAATTCGACATGGGTGAAGCCGAGATCGCGGACATAGCGCGGCAACATCTCGGCCAGCTCGCGGTAGTTGAGCCACTGATTGTCGTCCTTGCGACGCCATGAGCCGAGATGCACCTCGTAGATCGACATCGGCTTGGTCAGCGCGTTGACGCCTTGCGGCGCCGGTCGCGGATGGCTGAGTTTGGTGGCGTCGAGCACGATCGATGCCGTTGAGGGACGCAGCTCGGCGGCGAACGCCATCGGGTCGGATTTCAGCGGCAGCTGCTGGCCCTGCGGGCCGATAATGTCGAATTTGTAGTGGTCGCCCGGCGTGGCGCCGGGAACGAACAATTCCCAATAGCCATTGCCGCGCACCCGCATCGGGTGGCGCCGCGAATCCCAGAAATTGAAGTCGCCGACCACGCTGACGCGCCTTGCATTCGGCGCAAGCACCACGAAGCCGACGCCGGCGACGCCCTCGAGCGTCATCGGATGGGCGCCGAGCTTGTCATAGAGCCGCTGATCGGTGCCTTCACCAAGCAGATAGAGATCGAAATCGCTCAGGATCGGCGGAAACCGATAGGGGTCGTCGAGGTCGACCTGGGCGTCGCCATAGCTGGCGCGCAGCTGATAGCGGGTCGAGCCGTTGGGCAGCGACCCGATGAACAGGCCGGCATCGTGGACACGCTCCAGCGACGCGGTTTCGCCATGTTCGGCGACCGCGTCGACGCTGTTGGCGTTCGGCAGGAAGGCACGCACCACGGTATGGTCGTCCTCCTTGTGGGGGCCGAGAAAATGGAACGGGTCGGCGTGGCGGCCCTCGACGATGGCGTAGGCTTCCTCGGACAATTTCGCGGTCATGTGTTCTCCTCGGGATGCCGAGCTAAGATGTTGAGCATGCCAGCCAGAGGGACGCGCAGCCAATCGGGACGGTGGGCGAGTTCGTATTCGATCTCGTAGATTGCTTTTTCAAGCAGGAAGAAGTCCAGAAGGCGCTC from Rhodopseudomonas sp. BAL398 encodes the following:
- the treZ gene encoding malto-oligosyltrehalose trehalohydrolase; the encoded protein is MNPPTFGPRLTPTGVEFRLWAPNAKRVDVVLDHAHPLQRDEAGWFSAEIAGVKPGASYRFRIDDATDVPDPASGFQPHDVAGPSEVIDHDAYAWRAADWRGRPWADTVLIETHVGTFTPQGSYRAMIDRLDDLVATGFTALELMPLADFPGARNWGYDGVLWYAPDSVYGRPEELKALIDEAHLRGMMVFLDVVYNHFGPEGNYLGLYAPGFFTDAQTPWGNAIDYRVPEVRGFAIENALHWLGNYRFDGLRLDAVHAIPDLGDIPMLHELSHKVGELARRTGRYIHLVLENDDNRATLLDPDTNPADGQYRAQWNDDYHHAWHVFLTGENAGYYSDYAPSPLDHLTRVLGSGFAYQGQPSAHRGGAPRGEPSGALPPSAFVNFLQNHDQIGNRPLGDRLESIAKPEAIEAALAITLLAPMVPMLFMGEEWGAREPFPFFCDFAGDLADAVRNGRRKEFAGAYAKYGDNIPDPLSEAAFGSAVLDWDARNGEDGRRRLDLVTSLLAIRRRDIVPHLAAARFGQAMVQDNGLLRADWRLGNGAILQLVANLSDRSVTIDTPTGTILWGEDLQTMLPPWGVQWRREGI
- the treY gene encoding malto-oligosyltrehalose synthase, with protein sequence MPVAIPIATYRIQLTADFGFDQAAAIVPYLKALGISHFYASPFMKARKGSTHGYDIVDHTKFNPELGGEAGFERLSEALKQNDIGLILDFVPNHVGVHFDDNPWWLDVLEWGPASPHAESFDIDWDMLPYRARGGVLLPIIGSSYGRALESGEIDLRYDANEGSFSAWYFEHRLPIAPERYSEILRTIVKQADAAEQHAGQQILELASRYKGLRHPNRSEAPSFKSALKAIDGGAEIIARGLAAYRAGDGRAAQIQTLHNLLERQHYKLGHWRLASSEINYRRFFDINTLAGLRVEDAGTFEAIHLLVKRLIAEGKLQGLRLDHIDGLRDPVQYFQRLRRLVRDAQSNPQAGAGQPFYTVIEKILGEHEALHRFSGVQGTTGYEWMNVITQVLVDGDGLRPLDEVWRQVSNTSPQFDPVLKEAKRRVLDTLLLSEFTVLTKLLARIAGGHYSTRDFSADTLRQAFELYVLHFPVYRTYLTAAGPTALDRSLIAQTIKKARAEWFGADEGIFDFLQDALTMDLNQPGRAAHGKPRVRRFALKVQQFTGPTMAKSLEDTAFYRYHRLLALNEVGGDPSANALSVGAFHQLMIKRAAEWPHGMTATATHDTKRGEDARTRLLALSELPGEWAGLVAKWKVLNAPHLVVDGDMRAPSAAGEYMLYQALLGAWPLQPDPDFVERIQAFAIKAGREGKQETSWLNPNTAYEDGVRTFIARILDPAASAPFLDSLRGLQQRVSLLGALSSLSQITLKATLPGVPDFYQGTEFWDFSLVDPDNRRPVDFTARAEVLERLDDPDWSQLATDWTDGHVKLAWTRQLLKLRSEMREVFTDGDYRPLEVTGPHRDHIIAFARRHDRDAAIVVVGKCFAAMTQQGRQWPHGDAFDGAVNIKGYAVDGADGETLPLSELFANLPVVVRRARIVAPSRATRPRRTPVG
- the glgX gene encoding glycogen debranching protein GlgX, translated to MRLTAGTPTRLGASWDGRGTNFALFSANAHKVELCLFDAQGRRELERIELPERTEDIWHGYLNDVAPGQLYGYRVHGPYDPEHGHRFNAHKLLVDPYAKRLAGRLVWSDAHFAYRTGSAREDLSFDRRDNARGMPKAVVVDETMNGVRRESRPNIPWEDTIIYEAHVKGLTQLREDVPPGLRGTFGGLAAPAMIAHLKRLGVTAIELLPAQGFIDDRTLVEKKLVNYWGYNTLSFFAPEQRYAQDNALDSFRTTVARLHDAGIEVILDVVYNHTAEGNHLGPTLSFRGIDNASYYWLMPDNPRYYDDFTGCGSSLNLTHPRVLQMVMDSLRYWVEVCHVDGFRFDLATTLARGPLGYDRNAGFFTAIRQDPVLAGVKMIAEPWDLGMGGYQVGGFPSQWSEWNDRYRSAMRRYWSGEGSLIGEVSKRMTASSDIFNHDGRMPRASINHVTVHDGFTLADLFSYNEKHNEANGEDNRDGSSDNLSNNCGVEGPTDDPKILGLRRQLRKNQLACLFLAQGVPLMLAGDEVGNTQDGNNNAYCQDNDVGWVKWDGLGREGDDMTEFVGLMTELRRRFPQIRSRRWLDGRRADGTYGVLWLTPAAEEMTEHDWAFPDGRFLAYVLSPAEPTATAIFIVLNSAPEAIAFSLPKMTEYQIWHQLFDTSSESVQSTPLPSGSQSIAPPRSVLAFSGAGA
- the glgB gene encoding 1,4-alpha-glucan branching protein GlgB; this encodes MTAKLSEEAYAIVEGRHADPFHFLGPHKEDDHTVVRAFLPNANSVDAVAEHGETASLERVHDAGLFIGSLPNGSTRYQLRASYGDAQVDLDDPYRFPPILSDFDLYLLGEGTDQRLYDKLGAHPMTLEGVAGVGFVVLAPNARRVSVVGDFNFWDSRRHPMRVRGNGYWELFVPGATPGDHYKFDIIGPQGQQLPLKSDPMAFAAELRPSTASIVLDATKLSHPRPAPQGVNALTKPMSIYEVHLGSWRRKDDNQWLNYRELAEMLPRYVRDLGFTHVEFLPVNEHPFDGSWGYQPTGMYAPTSRFGTPEDFCALVDACHAEGLGVLLDWVPGHFPDDPHGLGLFDGTALYEHANPLQGRHMDWGTLIYNYGRTEVVNFLVSNALFWLERYGVDGLRVDAVASMLYLDYSRDAGAWIPNKFGGRENIEAIDFLRRFNTEVFAKFPNATTAAEESTAWPQVSRPVEFGGLGFGYKWNMGWMHDTLNYISQDPIYRKYHHGSLLFGLQYAFSENFILPLSHDEVVHGKKSLLGRMPGDEWQRFANLRAYYAFMFGHPGKKLMFMGCEFGQEREWNHDRSLDWHLLEQPHYAGIQSLVRDLNELYRKLPALHELDCDPYGFEWVVTDDADRNVFAWIRKGNEARARCLVIANFSPNVYRDYRVRVPFPGKWREVLNSDSAHYGGSNVGNASEVWTLDGLVPELSLTIPPLGAIFLTPED